A single Anopheles maculipalpis chromosome 3RL, idAnoMacuDA_375_x, whole genome shotgun sequence DNA region contains:
- the LOC126565901 gene encoding tetraspanin-7-like, protein MHASRKALNMIKYLILMLTFMCVMIEIIQIVVGAVLHRLFATYTVFIDNDFIRATHFLIAVGIVLVFLSIFGFAGIIFENVIMIFLYAGMFSLVVILEIILASAAFSMYNRVDSMLTRRMTTGIQRFHTDRFMRSSFNHMQTEMNCCGVQSYVDWSNFHPNRDLPNSCCRNFEDGCMPHERGCHSPMSDFIGSRIHMIATGTTIIIVFQIVCIITAIIMGARLSLYKKRLREAGMSTGPVTAPEPIMTEKPKY, encoded by the exons ATGCATGCCTCCCGTAAGGCACTCAACATGATCAAGTATCTGATCTTGATGTTAACGTTTATGTGTGTT aTGATTGAAATCATACAAATCGTCGTTGGGGCGGTGTTACATCGACTGTTCGCTACGTACACTGTCTTCATTGACAATGACTTCATCCGTGCGACTCACTTCCTGATAGCGGTCGGTATCGTGCTAGTGTTTCTATCCATTTTCGGTTTTGCtggtattatttttgaaaatgtgataatgatatttttg TATGCCGGAATGTTCAGTTTGGTAGTGATCCTTGAAATCATTCTCGCATCAGCCGCATTCTCAATGTATAACCGTGTGGATAGCATGCTTACCAGGCGGATGACCACTGGAATACAGCGCTTCCACACCGACAGGTTTATGCGTTCTAGTTTCAACCATATGCAAACGGAG ATGAACTGCTGTGGCGTTCAATCGTACGTCGACTGGAGCAACTTTCATCCTAATCGTGACCTACCGAACTCCTGCTGTCGAAATTTTGAGGATGGTTGTATGCCACACGAACGTGGCTGCCATTCGCCTATGTCGGATTTTATTGGATCGCGCATACACATGATCGCAACCGGTACGACGATCATTATCGTGTTTCAAATCGTCTGTATCATAACAGCCATTATTATGGGTGCCCGTTTGTCATTGTACAAGAAGCGACTGAGGGAAGCCGGAATGAGTACGGGTCCTGTAACTGCTCCCGAGCCGATCATGACCGAGAAACCGAAATATTGA
- the LOC126564163 gene encoding hepatocyte growth factor-regulated tyrosine kinase substrate has translation MFRTSVFDKSLENATSNLNLEPDWQAILVICDTIRQGDVNAKYAVQALKKKMQSPNPITAMYALLALESIVKNCGTPVHDEIANKANCEMFQTLVNTTKHEEVRAKMLELIQAWAYAFRSTIKYRSIKDTMNILKTEGHKFPELKEADAMFSSDIAPDWVDGDVCHRCRSQFTFTVRKHHCRNCGQVFCAQCSSKNSTLPKFGIEKEVRVCDGCYAQLQRPTATLTKKPTEEEDLPAEYLTSSLAQQAQGPARKTDEELREEEELQLALALSQSEAETKQQVQARRVTFHKAPESPEPQTPQAQVKRSPSPVEEPPSDPELARYLNRNYWEQRQVMDSPASPSAPSPMPSPMPSMQPSLLTKSAPEDAEIDEFSNMMKTQVEIFVNRMKSNSSRGRSISCDSSVQTLFMNLTSLHARLLTFIKDMDDKRMWYEQLQDKLTQIKDSRAALDVLRQEHQEKLQRIAEEQERQRQLQMAQKLEIMRKKKQEYLQYQRQVALQRIQEQEREMQMRQEQQKAQYRMGTAFPFMAPGPAPGQGPQGSPVHVGGIPGGYPGPGYGPYGPMPPTNGTLPHYQQQPQQQQQQPPQQMFSPQHTGQYGMPGATAPGADGQVSMQQGPMQPPPGGPGIIPPGMNVMPGQVPPPGAINMPGGGHMPGAPMMGPPQQPQQQPPPQQQPPPQQQLPPPTQQQAGLMGGNPMQPSNDLQQQQQQVPPPVALPPVVQIPPPAPMVSAPEAAPVVAPPPQQAQPPAPNPEPATAELISFD, from the exons ATGTTTCGTACATCCGTGTTTGATAAAAGTTTGG AGAATGCCACTAGTAACCTGAACCTGGAACCGGACTGGCAGGCAATACTGGTCATCTGTGACACCATCCGGCAGGGTGATGTTAA TGCCAAGTATGCGGTTCAGGCGCTGAAAAAGAAGATGCAATCCCCCAACCCGATCACGGCCATGTACGCACTGCTGGCGCTGGAAAGCATTGTCAAGAACTGCGGTACACCCGTGCACGACGAGATAGCGAACAAGGCAAACTGCGAAATGTTCCAGACTTTGGTCAACACTACCAAGCACGAGGAAGTGCGGGCAAAGATGCTCGAGCTAATACAGGCATGGGCGTACGCGTTCCGGTCCACCATAAAGTATCGCTCGATAAAG GATACGATGAATATTCTGAAAACGGAAGGCCATAAGTTCCCCGAGCTGAAGGAAGCGGATGCAATGTTTTCTTCGGATATCGCACCCGATTGGGTGGATGGAGATGTGTGCCACCGTTGCCGATCGCAGTTTACGTTCACCGTGCGCAAACATCATTGCCGCAACTGTGGTCAGGTCTTTTGTGCTCAATGTTCGTCGAAGAACAGCACCCTGCCCAAGTTTGGCATCGAGAAGGAGGTACGCGTATGTGATGGATGTTACGCTCAACTTCAGCGACCGACGGCAACACTCACCAAGAAACCGACCGAGGAAGAAGATCTGCCGGCAGAATATCTGACCAGCTCGCTTGCCCAGCAGGCACAGGGTCCAGCACGCAAGACGGACGAAGAATTGCGGGAAGAGGAGGAACTCCAGCTCGCCCTTGCATTGAGCCAATCGGAAGCGGAAACGAAGCAACAAGTTCAGGCACGGCGTGTCACGTTTCACAAGGCTCCGGAATCACCGGAACCGCAAACTCCTCAGGCTCAAGTTAAACGAAGTCCCTCGCCAGTTGAGGAACCACCGTCCGATCCGGAACTGGCTCGCTACCTAAATCGCAACTACTGGGAGCAGCGGCAGGTGATGGATTCACCGGCTTCTCCATCGGCACCGAGCCCGATGCCGAGTCCGATGCCTTCGATGCAACCAAGCCTGCTGACCAAGAGCGCACCGGAAGATGCAGAAATTGATGAGTTCTCTAACATGATGAAAACGCAGGTGGAAATCTTTGTGAATCGTATGAAATCGAATTCGAGCCGTGGTCGGAGCATTTCGTGCGACAGCTCGGTACAAACGCTGTTCATGAATCTGACCTCACTGCATGCGCGGCTGCTGACGTTCATTAAGGACATGGACGACAAGCGTATGTGGTACGAGCAGCTGCAGGACAAGCTGACGCAGATAAAGGATTCGCGTGCAGCGCTGGATGTGTTGCGACAGGAGCATCAGGAGAAGTTGCAGCGGATTGCTGAGGAACAGGAACGTCAGCGACAGTTGCAGATGGCCCAGAAGCTGGAGATTATGAGAAAGAAGAAGCAGGAATATCTGCAATACCAGCGACAAGTGGCTTTGCAGCGCATTCAGGAGCAGGAACGTGAGATGCAAATGCGTCAGGAGCAGCAGAAGGCACAGTATCGTATGGGCACGGCATTCCCGTTCATGGCGCCTGGTCCGGCACCGGGTCAAGGACCGCAGGGATCGCCTGTGCATGTTGGAGGTATCCCTGGTGGGTATCCGGGACCGGGATATGGACCGTACGGTCCAATGCCTCCAACAAACGGTACACTTCCACACTATCAacaacagccgcagcagcagcagcagcaaccaccgCAGCAAATGTTTTCACCTCAACATACCGGACAGTACGGAATGCCTGGTGCCACCGCTCCGGGTGCCGACGGCCAGGTGTCGATGCAGCAAGGCCCGATGCAACCACCACCCGGTGGACCTGGTATTATTCCTCCTGGGATGAATGTAATGCCTGGACAGGTGCCACCACCGGGTGCTATAAATATGCCGGGCGGAGGTCACATGCCGGGAGCACCGATGATGGGACCTCCACAACAaccgcagcaacagccgccgccgcagcagcaaccaccaccacaacaacaattaccaccaccaactcAACAACAGGCCGGTTTAATGGGCGGAAATCCAATGCAACCGTCGAACGatctgcagcaacaacagcaacaggttCCTCCTCCGGTTGCGCTGCCACCCGTAGTGCAGATTCCACCACCCGCACCGATGGTCTCTGCTCCGGAAGCAGCACCGGTTGTCGCTCCACCGCCGCAGCAAGCGCAACCTCCAGCCCCAAATCCTGAACCAGCTACAGCGGAATTAATTAGCTTCGATTAA
- the LOC126564364 gene encoding ATP-binding cassette sub-family G member 1 — MDVTFDNITYTVSTGKREKKTVLNGVSGRFQSGELTAIMGPSGAGKSSLLNILTGYTTQGVKGTLAFGSVGSTNRKLCSYILQEDYLQPLFTVHEIMLMACDLKVSSDSLNRSEKLRLVDKILDTLQLSYCKQTRCGSLSGGQRKRLSIALELIDNPPILFLDEPTTGLDSSSSLYTIKLLQSLAREGRTIVCTIHQPSATVYEMFDHVYVLAEGHCVYQGSALNTVPYLRSVGLHCPAYHNAADYLLEVTNKEYGNFTKALAKAATDPSWRLGPLVPVVDRLAGGVPVCPPAYDSNHNDAIYQGHRKEVEPLTVTAEQLPAKQHQQRRPSEFAKLLILMKRSNIQLYRDWTVTHLKLFVHIVCAIVIGLLFGDSGINATKSISNVASFLVHILYLWYTTLMPGVLKYPYEMNILKKESFNRWYKIRTYFVASMLTSLPVQIFFSIVYASIVYAMTYQPCELERYLMFTAVLVLNTIVADGFGLFLGTFLNEINGTFIGAIMTCFMFVFCGFLIMFSHMSEAMRGISYLSSHRYSFEALVLTAYDDSRTDLVCPKDEMYCHYVKASTILRELGVVSGNYLFNVVTLVVHFVAIKVVGFWTLKRKLRIG, encoded by the exons ATGGATGTCACCTTTGACAACATCACCTATACGGTATCCACCGGTAAACGGG aaaagaaaaccgtCCTCAATGGCGTTTCGGGGCGGTTTCAGTCCGGTGAGTTGACCGCCATCATGGGTCCGTCCGGTGCAGGCAAATCTTCGTTACTAAACATCCTTACCGGTTACAC GACACAGGGAGTTAAGGGTACGCTTGCGTTCGGTAGCGTTGGCAGCACAAATCGCAAACTCTGCAGCTACATCCTGCAGGAGGACTATCTTCAGCCACTCTTCACCGTGCACGAGATAATGCTGATGGCCTGCGATCTGAAGGTTTCGTCCGACAGTCTTAACCGCAGCGAAAAGCTACGGCTG GTTGACAAAATTCTCGACACGTTACAGTTGAGCTACTGCAAGCAGACACGCTGTGGTAGTTTGTCCGGTGGCCAACGGAAGCGTCTATCAATCGCACTGGAGCTTATCGATAATCCGCCAATCCTATTTCTGGACGAACCAACCAC CGGGCTGGATAGCTCATCATCGCTCTACACCATCAAACTGCTGCAGAGTTTGGCGCGCGAAGGGCGTACCATCGTGTGCACGATCCATCAGCCATCTGCAACGGTTTACGAAATGTTTGACCACGTGTACGTGCTGGCTGAGGGCCACTGCGTCTATCAGGGTTCGGCCCTGAACACCGTACCGTACCTGCGCTCGGTCGGGCTCCACTGTCCAGCGTATCACAATGCGGCCGATTACT TGCTCGAGGTCACCAACAAGGAGTACGGTAACTTCACCAAAGCGCTAGCAAAGGCTGCAACCGATCCAAGCTGGCGGCTGGGCCCGCTGGTTCCGGTGGTGGATCGGCTGGCCGGTGGGGTACCGGTCTGTCCGCCGGCCTATGACAGCAATCACAACGACGCCATCTATCAGGGCCACCGGAAGGAAGTGGAACCGCTGACCGTAACGGCCGAGCAGCTGCCGGcaaagcagcaccagcagcgccGACCGTCCGAGTTTGCCAAACTGTTGATCCTGATGAAGCGTTCCAACATTCAGCTGTACCGTGACTGG ACGGTGACACATCTGAAGCTGTTTGTTCACATCGTGTGTGCCATCGTGATTGGATTGCTGTTTGGCGATTCGGGAATTAACGCAACGAAATCGATCTCGAACGTGGCCTCGTTTCTGGTGCACATACTGTACCTGTGGTACACGACACTCATGCCGGGGGTGCTGAAAT ATCCGTATGAAATGAATATCTTGAAGAAGGAATCCTTTAACCGGTGGTACAAAATACGAACTTACTTCGTAGCATCCATGCTGACGTCGTTACCAGTGCAG ATCTTCTTTTCGATTGTTTACGCCTCGATTGTCTACGCGATGACGTACCAACCGTGCGAGCTGGAGCGATATCTCATGTTTACGGCCGTGCTGGTGCTCAACACCATCGTTGCCGATGGGTTCGGTCTGTTTCTGGGCACGTTCCTGAACGAAATC AACGGAACGTTCATCGGTGCCATCATGACCTGCTTCATGTTTGTGTTCTGCGGTTTTCTCATCATGTTCAGCCACATGTCGGAAGCGATGCGGGGCATCAGCTACCTTTCGTCGCACCGCTACAGCTTCGAGGCCCTCGTGCTGACCGCCTACGATGACAGCCGGACCGACCTGGTGTGCCCGAAGGACGAGATGTACTGTCACTACGT GAAAGCCAGCACGATACTTCGGGAGCTTGGTGTGGTGTCCGgcaactatctgttcaacgtGGTAACGCTGGTCGTGCATTTCGTTGCAATTAAGGTGGTCGGATTCTGGACGCTCAAGCGCAAGCTGAGGATAGGTTGA
- the LOC126564797 gene encoding uncharacterized protein LOC126564797, giving the protein MKCLSGAVLLASATLLLLGQVATGLSVRPRRDLLETGKALVIQGISKVKEALDNGVNVKSEGKRSIDLFGFKFGGGSSVNAGFGDAANEDGSETEEDLVRRRRAVDVLGAAYAVSLLPQSSHGTNVNIVKVSSVSNVNNFGELPPAEPTVTTAAELPAARRRRSPDMVHLVGFQKQTYTVDSESGGNRNVKKHETLETIKGGSRTLVKDGVARSKRSPQEENGETDAPPKGPPPRGGPRGPHGRGPPGGCRGGRPPPGEEEDASTTAATAERRRKRDTIEQLEMERSKRSPKGMQSASCRGGKGGGQATTPPTEEVRRKRDTSDQSSDYSEHSASESEESLEEGKGQGREMNRTRRQAFGGGEGAGKVGSWFEQLAGVFKETVKKVVEVTKKTFGRGETEM; this is encoded by the exons ATGAAGTGCTTGTCGGGTGCAGTGCTGCTCGCGAGCGCTaccttgctgctgttgggtcAA GTAGCGACCGGTCTTTCGGTGAGACCTCGGCGCGATCTTCTAGAGACGGGGAAAGCGTTAGTGATACAGGGCATTTCCAAGGTAAAGGAAGCGCTTGACAACGGTGTCAACGTGAAGTCGGAAGGGAAACGATCTATCG ATCTGTTTGGATTTAAATTTGGCGGTGGGTCAAGCGTGAACGCCGGTTTCGGTGATGCAGCAAATGAGGATGGTTCCGAAACGGAGGAAGACTTGGTAAGGCGTCGTCGGGCTGTTGATGTGCTGGGAGCCGCGTATGCCGTCAGCCTATTGCCACAGTCATCGCACGGCACAAACGTTAACATCGTAAAGGTTAGCTCGGTGTCGAATGTCAATAACTTTGGGGAACTACCGCCAGCTGAACCGACGGTGACAACTGCCGCTGAACTACCAGCCGCAAGACGTCGCCGATCGCCCGATATGGTGCATTTGGTCGGCTTCCAGAAGCAAACGTACACGGTTGATAGTGAATCCGGTGGCAATCGGAACGTAAAGAAGCACGAAACACTGGAAACGATTAAAGGCGGTAGCCGTACGCTGGTGAAGGATGGTGTAGCTCGCAGCAAGCGTTCCCCGCAGGAAGAGAATGGCGAAACTGATGCGCCACCGAAGGGACCACCACCACGTGGTGGACCTCGGGGACCGCATGGCCGTGGACCACCGGGTGGATGTCGGGGAGGACGACCACCACCGGGTGAGGAGGAAGACGCATCCACGACTGCAGCTACAGCAGAGCGCAGGCGCAAGCGTGACACGATCGAGCAGTTGGAGATGGAACGAAGTAAGCGATCTCCAAAGGGTATGCAGAGTGCCTCGTGCCGTGGAGGCAAAGGCGGTGGACAAGCGACCACCCCACCAACTGAAGAGGTGAGACGAAAGCGTGACACATCCGATCAGAGCAGCGATTACAGCGAGCACAGTGCGTCGGAATCGGAGGAATCGCTAGAAGAAGGAAAGGGCCAGGGTAGGGAAATGAATCGCACCCGGCGACAGGCTTTCGGTGGTGGGGAAGGTGCGGGAAAGGTGGGTAGCTGGTTCGAGCAGCTGGCCGGTGTATTTAAGGAGACGGTCAAGAAGGTGGTTGAGGTGACGAAGAAAACATTCGGCCGAGGAGAGACTGAAATGTAG